The Bombus vancouverensis nearcticus chromosome 2, iyBomVanc1_principal, whole genome shotgun sequence genome window below encodes:
- the LOC117166574 gene encoding tropomyosin, protein MNAIKKRLQTLKIEKDLAMDRADLCDQQAKEANRREEKLKDEVRELAKKLVQMERDLELSKAQLEKSNRDLEQKERVYIVTQSELAVLNRKMQQCLQNLEKSEERRLTAQAKLAQAMETAEDAKRICKVLENRSKQDEERMDQLMAQLKEARLIAEDADTKSDEISRKLAFVEDELEAAEERVKSSEAKIMEREDELFIVGNILKSLEVSEEKANQRVEEFKTQLKELKVKLKAAEKRAIIAEKMVKVFSKELDAREDFLFREKEKYKYICDDMDSTFAELTGY, encoded by the exons ATGAACGCGATTAAGAAACGCCTGCAAACGTTGAAAATCGAGAAGGATCTGGCGATGGACAGGGCCGATCTATGCGATCAACAGGCGAAGGAGGCGAATCGGCGAGAAGAAAAGCTGAAGGACGAAGTTCGGGAACTGGCGAAGAAGCTGGTGCAGATGGAACGCGACTTGGAACTGAGCAAAGCTCAGTTGGAAAAGTCGAATAGAGATCTCGAGCAAAAAGAGAGAGTTTATATCGTG ACGCAATCGGAGTTGGCGGTTCTGAACAGAAAGATGCAGCAGTGCTTGCAGAATTTGGAAAAATCGGAGGAACGCCGTTTGACGGCTCAAGCAAAATTGGCACAAGCGATGGAGACCGCGGAAGACGCGAAACG CATCTGCAAAGTTTTGGAGAACAGAAGTAAGCAGGATGAGGAAAGGATGGATCAACTGATGGCGCAGTTGAAGGAGGCGAGGTTGATCGCTGAAGACGCTGATACAAAATCGGACGAGATCTCGAGGAAATTGGCTTTCGTCGAAGATGAATTGGAAGCGGCTGAAGAAAGAGTGAAATCGAGCGAGGC CAAGATAATGGAACGAGAGGACGAATTGTTCATCGTTGGTAACATATTGAAATCTTTGGAAGTATCTGAAGAAAag GCTAATCAAAGGGTAGAGGAATTTAAAACACAGCTGAAGGAGTTGAAAGTGAAATTGAAAGCTGCTGAAAAAAGAGCCATCATCGCGGAGAAGATGGTTAAAGTGTTCTCGAAAGAGTTGGATGCAAGAGAAG ACTTCTTattcagagagaaagagaaatacaAATACATCTGCGACGACATGGATTCCACGTTTGCTGAACTCACCGGATATTAG